Proteins encoded within one genomic window of Lampris incognitus isolate fLamInc1 chromosome 1, fLamInc1.hap2, whole genome shotgun sequence:
- the tmem167a gene encoding protein kish-A produces MSAIFNFQSLLTVILLLICTCAYIRAMAPSLLDKNKTGLLGIFWKCARIGERKSPWVACCCIVMAFSILFLQ; encoded by the exons ATG TCTGCCATTTTCAACTTCCAGTCCCTGCTAACTGTGATTCTGCTACTGATATGTACTTGTGCCTACATCAGAGCAATGGCTCCCAGCCTGCTAGACAAGAATAAGACTGG gctTCTAGGCATTTTTTGGAAATGTGCCAGAATAG GTGAACGGAAGAGCCCCTGGGTGGCATGCTGTTGCATCGTCATGGCTTTCAGTATATTGTTCCTACAGTAG